The Marivivens sp. LCG002 genome contains a region encoding:
- the lexA gene encoding transcriptional repressor LexA, whose amino-acid sequence MLTKKQLDLLEFIHKRVQKDGVPPSFDEMKEALDLRSKSGIHRLITALEERGFIRRLAHRARALEIVKLPDTMQGKTEARGFTPRVIEGDRPDSIPPKAKQVESVGAMELPVMGRIAAGVPIAAISEVSHNVAVPASMLGKGEHYALEVKGDSMIDLGINDGDVVIIRETRTADNGDIVVALVEDSEATLKRFRRQNGMIALEAANPAYETRVLREDQVKVQGRLVGLIRSY is encoded by the coding sequence ATGCTGACCAAAAAACAGCTCGACCTTTTGGAGTTCATCCACAAGCGCGTCCAAAAGGACGGTGTGCCCCCGTCGTTCGACGAAATGAAAGAGGCGCTCGATCTTCGGTCGAAATCGGGCATTCACCGTTTGATCACTGCTCTGGAAGAGCGCGGCTTTATCCGCCGTTTGGCCCATCGCGCCCGTGCGCTTGAAATCGTCAAGCTGCCCGACACGATGCAAGGCAAGACCGAAGCCCGCGGGTTCACTCCGCGCGTGATCGAAGGGGATCGCCCCGACAGCATTCCCCCCAAAGCGAAACAGGTCGAGAGCGTCGGCGCGATGGAGCTTCCCGTGATGGGCCGCATCGCAGCGGGTGTGCCGATCGCCGCCATTTCCGAAGTGTCGCACAATGTGGCCGTGCCCGCCTCGATGCTGGGCAAAGGCGAGCACTATGCGCTCGAGGTCAAGGGCGACTCGATGATCGATCTTGGGATCAATGACGGTGACGTTGTGATCATCCGCGAGACGCGCACCGCCGACAACGGCGACATCGTTGTCGCTCTGGTCGAAGACAGCGAAGCCACCCTCAAGCGGTTCCGCCGCCAGAACGGGATGATCGCGCTCGAAGCGGCCAACCCCGCCTATGAAACCCGCGTTCTGCGCGAGGATCAGGTCAAGGTTCAGGGCCGTCTTGTCGGTCTGATCCGCTCCTACTAG
- the glp gene encoding gephyrin-like molybdotransferase Glp: MISVAEALEKLFDLAKPLDSEEVPLLDAMGRVLASDVKARRTQPPFSASAMDGYAVRGRDVKVGATFTLIGESAAGHAFAGKVPEGHAVRIFTGAPMPEGTDHVVIQEDTARDGDTITLTEKLEFDSNVRPAGGDFHEGDTLGAPRILGAADIALLAAMNIARVPVVRRPEVAIIATGDELVQPGETPAPDQIIASNNYGIAARLTQFGARVRLLPIAKDTESALRQTLLLAKGADLVITIGGASVGDYDLVGRVAEDMGLERAFYKIAMRPGKPLMAGRIDGATMIGLPGNPVSAMVCNEIFIIPYLRAVLGLGTSPVPRQIATLAAPIGANGPREHYMRGTLARGRVTVADNQDSSLLSVLAASNCLVVRAPRDPARAEGEEVEIITI; encoded by the coding sequence ATGATCAGCGTCGCGGAGGCCCTTGAAAAGCTTTTCGATCTGGCAAAACCGCTCGACAGCGAAGAGGTGCCTCTTCTGGACGCCATGGGCCGCGTGCTGGCCTCGGATGTCAAAGCGCGGCGCACCCAGCCGCCGTTTTCGGCCTCGGCCATGGACGGCTATGCGGTGCGCGGACGCGACGTAAAAGTCGGCGCGACGTTCACCCTGATCGGGGAAAGCGCCGCAGGTCACGCCTTTGCGGGCAAGGTCCCCGAAGGCCACGCCGTGCGCATTTTCACGGGCGCCCCCATGCCCGAAGGCACCGACCACGTGGTCATTCAGGAAGATACCGCGCGCGACGGTGACACGATCACACTGACCGAAAAGCTCGAGTTCGACAGCAACGTGCGCCCCGCCGGCGGGGATTTTCACGAAGGCGATACGCTCGGAGCGCCGCGCATCCTCGGTGCCGCCGATATCGCCCTTCTGGCGGCGATGAACATCGCGCGTGTGCCTGTTGTCCGCCGCCCAGAGGTTGCGATCATCGCCACAGGGGACGAGCTTGTCCAACCGGGGGAAACCCCTGCGCCCGATCAGATCATCGCCTCGAACAACTATGGCATCGCGGCGCGGTTGACCCAATTCGGAGCCCGTGTCCGGCTCTTGCCGATTGCCAAGGACACCGAAAGCGCGCTGCGGCAAACGCTCTTGCTTGCCAAAGGTGCGGATCTTGTCATCACCATCGGGGGAGCCTCGGTCGGGGATTATGATCTTGTCGGCCGCGTGGCCGAAGACATGGGCCTTGAACGCGCCTTCTACAAAATCGCGATGCGTCCGGGAAAGCCGCTCATGGCAGGGCGGATCGACGGCGCGACGATGATCGGACTTCCGGGCAATCCCGTTTCGGCGATGGTCTGCAACGAAATCTTCATTATTCCCTACCTCAGAGCCGTTCTCGGCCTCGGCACATCGCCTGTTCCGCGCCAGATCGCGACCCTTGCCGCGCCCATCGGCGCGAATGGGCCGCGCGAACATTATATGCGCGGGACGCTGGCGCGGGGCCGCGTAACGGTCGCGGACAATCAGGACAGCTCGCTCCTGAGCGTCCTTGCGGCCTCTAACTGCCTCGTCGTACGCGCACCCCGCGATCCTGCCCGAGCGGAAGGCGAAGAGGTCGAGATCATTACAATTTGA
- the moaC gene encoding cyclic pyranopterin monophosphate synthase MoaC has translation MSGLTHFDEGGKAHMVDVSDKEITSRVAVAEGYITMNPATFALVAEGRAEKGDVLGIARLAGIMAAKQTSTLIPLCHPLPITKVTVDLTPDDTLPGVRISATVKTTGKTGVEMEALTAVSVAALTVHDMVKAVQKDMVIGGIRVTLKDGGKSGRYEAE, from the coding sequence ATGTCGGGCCTTACCCATTTCGACGAGGGCGGCAAAGCCCATATGGTCGACGTTTCAGACAAAGAGATCACCTCTCGCGTCGCCGTCGCCGAAGGCTATATCACGATGAACCCCGCGACCTTTGCGCTCGTGGCCGAGGGACGCGCCGAAAAGGGCGATGTCCTCGGCATCGCGCGGCTGGCGGGGATCATGGCGGCGAAACAGACTTCGACCCTGATCCCGCTGTGTCATCCGCTCCCGATCACCAAAGTGACCGTCGATCTCACCCCCGATGATACGCTTCCTGGCGTGCGCATCTCGGCCACGGTGAAAACCACAGGCAAAACGGGCGTCGAGATGGAGGCCCTCACTGCCGTGAGCGTTGCGGCCCTCACCGTTCACGACATGGTCAAGGCCGTGCAAAAGGACATGGTGATCGGCGGGATCCGCGTCACGCTCAAGGACGGCGGCAAATCGGGAAGGTATGAAGCCGAATGA